The stretch of DNA GACCCATTTATTTCATATGCCATTCCCATAaaactcaattttatttatataatttcacAATTCTTAGAGTAGAAAcctttttaaaaagtgttaaatGATCTATGAACAAGTCTTTTGTGATTGTTTTATACCTAAATATCAATACAACCACAAAGACCTCATGCATTTCTTATGATATTCGAGTGAGCTGTAAAATTCACAATTATTGAAAAGTGAACACCTAAACCGTGAATTTGACCTTTTTATTATAAGGAATTCCATATATGAGATCTTCTTATCCAAATTATTTAAACCCATAAAAACTAATCCAGAGGTTATGGACAACGTCACATTAAGATATTAAGAAAGAAGTGAGACAAGAGAATAACATATAgcattttgaatttcatttaaCTAAATTCGCTCTGAACAACTTAGCTTagcttcctctctctccctacTTTTCAATTGTATTAGGACCTTAAGGGTTAAAAACTTGACCAAATTATTATccaataattttagaatttttagatCAATAGTTGGCATTTTACCGAGCAGAACCAAGTTAAGAGTTTGTATCATGGAGGGGATGACGTCCTATATGTtagattaaaatattgttttgatacTATGTATAGACATAGTATCAAATCATTGAATATAGACAAATGAATAGAGCCACCAAAAGAGGAAGGGATACCATTGGACCAATGTCGATAAACGGAGCCGTCGTATACCATTGGATCAATGGCGTTGTGGAATATTATGATCTTGAAGATTAAAATTAAGtacttaaccaaattagaatCCAATATTAATCCTATCGCTTTTGGAAGGACTGGCCAAGGCCTTCCACTTCAATGCCCTTGCTCTAGAGCCGTCGTGCCTCCTAACTCTCACCGTCTACTTCTTTCCCTCTTTATGTGTTTGTTACCATTAGTGCATGAGTACGCCATCGAGGtagttatatatttaatttctcaaTTAATCCTTTCCGTTGCAATATGTTCCCAAATTGAAAttgcataactttttaattaaccTATAAAATGATGGACTCGATCGGTACTTGAATCATTAACATTTgggatatttattttaaagagaggaaatttatggaggttaattctataattttgtggcatttataattactttaaactaattaaattgttAACTTTATATTCATTGACCATAAAAATGGATGGCGATGCTTGCtttgaaaatgatatatatttaaaaaaaaaaaaagaagaaagggaatTAGAtgggaaaaattaataaagagcACTTGGTTTTGGGAAAGCAAAATCATGGAGGAAGTTGAAGTTACGTACCTTCCAAACCAATAAGCTAATATCGAATTGTCCACCTTCGTAGGAGGATGTTGGGGAGATTGCAGCTCCAATTGCAATCTTGCTGTTAGTCTGAACGAAGCCTGAGCACAACAAATTGTAACACCCGGTTGCTTGATATGCGTCCGACTGTAAATCAGTACGTGAATGCATGGTTAATTGCTTATTTTCATGCATGCAGCATGGTACGTACGTTgagattaattaattactatatatcttaattaattaagcttgaTCGAGCCttgaattaattaatgaagGGTGCTGGTAATACGTACAGTCCAGTACGTAAAAAATCGAGGATAGTTGTCCCCGTACAGTTCTGGGCTAACCTGCGGgcagaaaataattaaatgaattagctCTAGCTAGGTTCCTTCCATGgctaaaagacaaaaaaaaacacTGTAATATTAATGAAGATGAGAGGTAGTTTATCTTTGATAAAAGGAAGACAAAAACATGCACAAGgtttcagaaaacaaaaaaagtagtaaaagcTGGAAGACTCATCACAATATCTCTTATAAGAAAGAATTTAAATAAAGCCCATTCCAAAAAGAAAGATTCTTTTTAGGAATTGAATTCGTAGGAGAGAGGAAGGAGTAAGCTGTACTATGGGGAAAGACAAATGAACATGCCTGCCAACCAGCTTCAATGGTGTTAAGATCATCGCCGAATGAGCCTGAGATTACCCACATTTGCGACAAGCTGAATTCGTATTGATTAGCCACGCGGGGCGCCCAGACATTTATGCTAGCTTTTGCTCCATAATACTGTTCTCCACTCACATACCCAACTGCATGCTGTTAACCAAAATTccatttgaatatttattacaCATTAATAAAAAGCAATCCTGTATTTGTGTATGCcctttttttctgaaaaaattgaaatataatctTTAGTACTCTTCGTTAAGTTCACGTGTTTGGAGCAAACATTGATATTTGATAGGTGAAATGATGTAAAACTCTGAAAACAAAAAGCTACAGACAATTTCTTCGACTACTGTgattcatgtaatattcacaATTCTCTGGAGAATTGAtgcaacataattaagagaataaaaaaataagcttatgaGGGAATTCAGTAATTAAGAACGAGGGCCAGCAaacgataaataaataaatgaggtgtgtataaaaagaaaatattttttggctgATCGTTTGTGCAGGTCTTGAAGATTTGTTTTTTCCGATTTCTATTTCCGTATGTAGTGATCATATTTAAGCACTTGCCTCATGGCCATCGCTGCTGGAGTCTCTTCTAACAAATTTTCTCGGTTTCCTTCCAAATCTTCGAACAGAACTTGCTCTTAACATGTCTTGTTCTGTAGTTCTTCTGACTGGAATCGTTCCTTCTGGACATGATTCGCCAGACATGCTCCATAACTGAAAGTTTTCTTCCACCACCCCCATTGGGTTATGGCCTTTTGGTCTATCTGGTGGATACTGCaatttcaaggaaaaatatatacaaacttcttatgttttgaaTTCACTCTCTTGGCTCTGAGATATGAATTCTGAGAACTCAAAGATACATCAAGTTGAATTACCAGTGGTTTTTTCCCTTTAAGTTGAGGGTGATCAAAAGCTGGTTGTAGATGAGACACTACGCAATCTATGAAATCACCATCAGGACTCTGCGTGGGGGAAAAAGAAACATATTAAGTCCAAAAACAGTGCAGAAACAGGGGAAGTAAAACATATGTATTTAGAGACGGGGTCAAATGCCTGAATTGTCTTGACAGTAGGCTTGTTGATCTTCCTGAGACGAGATCTTATTAATTTAAGCTTTTGTAACTCATCCTCCGGCCGGAAAGTCTGGTTGGCTGCACGTTCTTCGCTGTGTTCCGACGATTTGGCCGGACAAACCAAAGAAgaaacaagaaggaaaaacaCTAAAATGGGAATGATTGGGGAGATCTTACACCAGCTAGATGCCATGTTTGAGAAATTCCCTTGTGTTGTATCTTCTGCAAAATCTGTTTGTTTTTGTGTACATTGGTGTTGTCCTGTTCTGTATCCAAAAATCTTATTCCTAGGTTTTCTCCATGAAGACGCACGTCCCAGTAATTCCATCAAACACCTAATGACTATTCTAAGAAACCCACTTCACTCTCTCACCAATTTCAAGGCTTTGGAACCCCAGTATAACGAAAACTTCCTtctattctctctcttcttctctagCATAAACTTTCCTTTTTTCATACAAGTTGAACTTCAGGGCATGactgtttaaaaaaaacatacaaaatggGTTGGGTTTTCTCAAAGTTTTACCCATGTGGGCTTGGAGTTATAAATACAGGGTAGTGATGAAGTCATGCATGCTCTATTTTTAAAACtgtgaaaagagaaattaaggagagagaaagaccCGGGAGAGTGTTTCCAGTCTCCAGTACAAGGACTGAAACTTAAAgcttttttgtgttaattttataGGGCAAAATGACACTGATATCTGTTATTCTTTACTTTGGTTCTGAGGACAGAAGGGAATCACACTGGATTCTGGGTTTCCAAAGTTCTTTGCTTTGGGGGGGTTCTCTTTCTCACTTCCCTAGATGTTCTTTGTGTCAGCTAGTCTGTTTTCATTCTCTCTCATTTACCATAATAATTTAACAGACAAAATAAAGCTAACCCACTTTAGTTTtcttagaatataattgttaatgtgacatttttttcaaggaaaatgatGGGCTGTTGCCAATGTCACAGTAGTTAACTTGCAGATTGGTGGAGAGTTGTACGTTGGTGGGTAACCACCAAGGCAGTGGCGTATCAATAAGATGTCAATACTTCCTATGGTTGTAACCTTCTCCTAAATCCCAAGTGCCACATCTTTTTGAGCAGTCGTTTTCTAAGAGTGAGCCAATTATTTATGTGTTGGACCGGTCTGCTCTGTTTGCACGCGCATCTGGTTATGTGCACTCTCTGCATGCCTACTCACGCACCCATGCATGCGGTGTTCAATCTTCCACTCATGAGCAGTTCGGTTTTCTTTTATTGGTACGGGGGGTTTATGACAAAGAAAAATTCTCTCTATCACTATTTATCACtccacatcctataaaaaatactcctatatactatataaaaaacacctcacaccttataaaaaaataaaaaagtaaaggcATAAGGTATAAgagtaaatagtaattgatacaTAGTAAATCTTGAATGAGAAAA from Juglans microcarpa x Juglans regia isolate MS1-56 chromosome 3S, Jm3101_v1.0, whole genome shotgun sequence encodes:
- the LOC121258588 gene encoding uncharacterized protein LOC121258588; amino-acid sequence: MELLGRASSWRKPRNKIFGYRTGQHQCTQKQTDFAEDTTQGNFSNMASSWCKISPIIPILVFFLLVSSLVCPAKSSEHSEERAANQTFRPEDELQKLKLIRSRLRKINKPTVKTIQSPDGDFIDCVVSHLQPAFDHPQLKGKKPLYPPDRPKGHNPMGVVEENFQLWSMSGESCPEGTIPVRRTTEQDMLRASSVRRFGRKPRKFVRRDSSSDGHEHAVGYVSGEQYYGAKASINVWAPRVANQYEFSLSQMWVISGSFGDDLNTIEAGWQVSPELYGDNYPRFFTYWTSDAYQATGCYNLLCSGFVQTNSKIAIGAAISPTSSYEGGQFDISLLVWKDPKHGNWWLEFGSGVLVGYWPSFLFTHLQDHASMVQFGGEVVNSRPSGFHTSTQMGSGHLAGEGFGKASYFRNLQVVDWDNSLVPLSNLRVLADHPSCYDIQGGINNVWGNYFYYGGPGRNVECP